One genomic segment of Prochlorococcus marinus str. MIT 0919 includes these proteins:
- a CDS encoding class I SAM-dependent methyltransferase — MAFTDKLASITRNVMHKIHIRQNITEISRQRMQGLLSEEYLKVPKNYFQGKKCLDIGCGSNAAGTVNLLNLGAAFVNLVDVDDSFIKPASELLKKYEFSSEKWEPRVANATDLPFLENSFDFILCQGVLHHVGDEKKALSEIHRVLAPKGKFFVAVEGSGGLIGDFVMKTMRDVYRDNEVFKDLIDNNLNLENIRILITEMKNKIPNDQTQSYISSQQFLDSLLDLIDQDLLLTIEDRLLAPSYRQSTESEYLKRLSEAGFSSAYRVSKSPKFSNIRKIVAPFYKDYNSPIAKILYGDGGVMSFVVSKQ, encoded by the coding sequence TTGGCTTTCACTGACAAACTTGCAAGTATTACAAGGAATGTCATGCACAAAATACATATTAGGCAAAACATTACTGAGATAAGTCGCCAAAGGATGCAAGGTCTGCTTAGTGAAGAGTATCTAAAAGTACCAAAAAACTATTTTCAAGGGAAAAAGTGCTTAGACATTGGTTGCGGATCAAATGCAGCTGGCACGGTTAACCTTCTCAATCTTGGCGCAGCTTTTGTTAATTTAGTTGATGTTGATGATTCTTTTATTAAGCCTGCTTCTGAATTATTGAAGAAGTATGAATTCTCAAGCGAAAAGTGGGAGCCGAGAGTTGCAAATGCTACAGACCTTCCTTTCCTTGAAAATAGTTTTGACTTCATTTTGTGCCAAGGAGTACTCCATCATGTTGGAGATGAAAAAAAAGCTCTCTCAGAAATCCACAGAGTGCTCGCTCCAAAAGGTAAATTCTTTGTTGCTGTTGAAGGATCAGGTGGATTAATTGGAGATTTCGTAATGAAAACCATGCGAGATGTGTATCGTGACAATGAGGTTTTTAAAGATTTAATAGATAACAATCTAAATCTAGAAAATATTCGCATATTGATTACTGAAATGAAAAATAAGATTCCTAACGATCAAACTCAGTCTTATATTAGCTCCCAACAATTTCTTGATTCATTATTAGATTTAATAGATCAAGATCTTCTGCTAACGATAGAGGATAGACTCTTGGCTCCATCTTATAGACAATCCACTGAGAGTGAATACCTTAAAAGGTTATCTGAGGCTGGATTCTCTTCAGCGTATCGAGTTAGCAAGTCTCCCAAATTCTCAAATATTCGTAAGATTGTTGCACCTTTTTATAAAGACTATAACAGCCCAATAGCAAAGATCCTATATGGTGACGGAGGTGTAATGAGTTTTGTAGTTTCTAAACAATAA
- a CDS encoding helix-turn-helix transcriptional regulator, whose protein sequence is MFTTISQGFILWPEVVHPTGVSRATVYQKMVDKTFPRQISIGSNLVVVLEKDIKNWI, encoded by the coding sequence ATGTTCACGACAATTTCCCAAGGCTTTATCCTTTGGCCTGAGGTGGTCCATCCCACTGGGGTATCCAGAGCAACCGTTTATCAAAAAATGGTTGACAAGACTTTCCCTCGCCAGATTTCTATAGGTTCAAACTTAGTGGTTGTGTTGGAAAAAGATATTAAAAATTGGATATAA
- a CDS encoding extracellular solute-binding protein: MKILERFLPSFILTTVFAASGSVIGLNAESKEVRVYSGRHYNTDRLVFKKFAEQTGIRVRLIEATGISLIERLKREGKNSNADVILLVDAARITNAAKQGLLQPYRSVKLEESVPAKYRDPKFRWFALTRRVRVLVANPNLVDINKIKSYSDLSDPSLKGLVCLRKRNSPYNQSLVADQLVLNGDAKTQKWLKGMISNVSQPYFPGDIGITRAVAQGKCGIGIVNHYYVARMLAGVNGKKDIEFAKKVRVITPDPAHVNVSAGGLAKYAQNKSEGIQLLEFLASPTGSKGLAGPTYEHPLIGFNESKEVKIFGRFTPDKVSINQLGDFNSKAIKYMSQAGWK; the protein is encoded by the coding sequence ATGAAAATCTTAGAACGTTTTCTTCCTTCTTTTATACTTACAACTGTTTTCGCTGCTAGTGGATCTGTTATTGGCCTAAATGCAGAATCTAAGGAAGTTAGAGTTTATTCTGGCCGCCACTACAATACAGACCGCCTGGTATTTAAAAAATTTGCTGAACAAACTGGCATTCGAGTCAGGTTGATAGAGGCTACAGGTATTTCCTTAATTGAAAGGCTTAAGAGAGAAGGGAAGAATTCAAATGCAGATGTTATTTTATTGGTAGATGCTGCAAGGATTACCAATGCAGCTAAGCAAGGATTACTCCAACCTTACAGGTCAGTAAAGTTGGAAGAAAGCGTTCCCGCTAAATATCGTGACCCTAAATTCCGTTGGTTTGCTCTTACTAGAAGAGTAAGAGTTTTAGTTGCTAATCCTAATCTGGTTGATATAAATAAGATTAAAAGTTACTCTGATCTTTCTGACCCCTCTTTAAAAGGTTTAGTTTGCTTGCGTAAAAGGAATAGCCCATATAATCAGTCGCTAGTTGCAGATCAGTTGGTTCTCAATGGGGATGCTAAAACTCAAAAATGGCTAAAAGGAATGATTTCAAATGTTTCTCAACCATATTTCCCTGGCGATATAGGAATAACTAGAGCCGTAGCTCAGGGGAAATGCGGGATAGGAATTGTCAATCATTATTATGTCGCACGTATGCTTGCAGGGGTGAATGGGAAAAAAGATATTGAATTTGCAAAGAAAGTTCGAGTAATTACACCTGACCCAGCTCATGTCAATGTTAGCGCTGGTGGATTAGCTAAATATGCTCAGAACAAATCAGAGGGTATACAATTACTAGAGTTTCTTGCTTCCCCGACAGGAAGCAAAGGCTTAGCAGGGCCAACATATGAGCATCCATTAATTGGCTTTAATGAGTCTAAGGAAGTAAAAATATTTGGTAGATTTACACCTGATAAAGTTTCAATTAACCAACTAGGTGATTTTAATTCAAAAGCAATTAAATATATGTCTCAAGCAGGATGGAAATAA